In a genomic window of Azospirillum lipoferum 4B:
- a CDS encoding ABC transporter permease yields MTRFLRNSLTLARKEWISLLRDVFMLGFVVYSFTFSVYSQATGISHELHNAAIAIVDEDRSTLSQRLASSFHGPEFQTPAMIGHAEVDPAMDSARYTFVLDIPPNFQADVLAGRSPAIQLLIDATAMMQAGIGAGTIQGIVDDEVGRFVRREAEGTAAPVSLQVRVAYNEALDTKWFTGTMSVVSNVTMLAVLLAGAALIREREHGTLEHLLVMPVRPAEIMAAKVLANGAVILVLTLVALYAVLRGLLSVPLAGSVPLFLAGTALYLFFATALGIFLGTVARSMPQLGLLFILIVLPMNMLSGGFTPLESEPDWLQTAMQLSPSTHFVAFAQAILFRGAGFDVVWPRFAATAGIGALFFAWSLARFRRHLASFR; encoded by the coding sequence ATGACGCGCTTCCTCCGCAACAGCCTGACATTGGCACGCAAGGAGTGGATCAGCCTGCTGCGCGACGTCTTCATGCTGGGTTTCGTCGTCTATTCCTTCACCTTCTCCGTCTACTCCCAGGCGACCGGCATCTCGCACGAACTGCACAACGCCGCCATCGCCATCGTCGACGAGGACCGCTCGACCCTGTCGCAGCGTCTGGCCTCCAGCTTCCATGGCCCCGAGTTCCAGACCCCGGCGATGATCGGCCATGCCGAAGTCGATCCGGCGATGGATTCGGCCCGCTACACCTTCGTCCTCGACATCCCGCCGAACTTCCAGGCCGACGTGCTGGCCGGCCGCAGCCCGGCGATCCAGCTGCTGATCGACGCCACCGCGATGATGCAGGCCGGCATCGGCGCCGGCACCATCCAGGGCATCGTCGATGACGAGGTCGGCCGCTTCGTCCGCCGAGAGGCCGAGGGAACCGCCGCCCCGGTCAGCCTGCAGGTCCGCGTCGCCTACAACGAGGCGCTGGACACCAAATGGTTCACCGGCACCATGTCGGTGGTCAGCAACGTCACCATGCTGGCGGTGCTGCTGGCCGGCGCCGCCCTGATCCGCGAGCGCGAACACGGCACGCTGGAACATCTGCTGGTGATGCCGGTCCGCCCGGCCGAGATCATGGCCGCCAAGGTGCTGGCCAACGGCGCGGTGATTTTGGTGCTGACGCTGGTGGCGCTCTATGCGGTGCTGCGCGGCCTCTTGTCGGTGCCGCTGGCCGGATCGGTGCCGCTGTTCCTGGCGGGGACGGCGCTGTACCTGTTCTTCGCGACGGCGCTCGGCATCTTCCTCGGCACCGTGGCGCGGTCGATGCCGCAGCTGGGCCTGCTGTTCATCCTGATCGTGCTGCCGATGAACATGCTGTCCGGCGGCTTCACCCCGCTGGAAAGCGAGCCGGACTGGCTGCAGACGGCGATGCAGCTGTCACCCTCGACCCATTTCGTCGCCTTCGCCCAGGCCATCCTGTTCCGCGGGGCGGGCTTCGACGTGGTGTGGCCCAGGTTCGCCGCCACCGCCGGGATCGGCGCGCTGTTCTTCGCCTGGAGCCTGGCGCGGTTCAGGCGGCATTTGGCGAGTTTCAGATAG
- the rbbA gene encoding ribosome-associated ATPase/putative transporter RbbA encodes MTPAPAVSLSGVRHRYGGTVALEDASLDIPAGVSVAIIGPDGVGKSTLLGLISTAKKIQQGSVRVLGTDVADRHGRAALQPRIAYMPQGLGRNLYADLSVAENLQFFGRLFGLNAAERRHRIADLLDATGLAPFPDRPAGKLSGGMKQKLGLCCALLHDPDLLILDEPTTGVDPLSRRQFWELIDRIRAGRPGMTVLVATSYMDEAERFDRVVMMNAGRLLAHDTPAAVKAQTGAADLEEAFVALLPEDARRGHRRLIVPPRPPEPAGAEPAIEAIGLTRRFGDFTAVSDIGFRIGRGEIFGFLGSNGCGKTTTMKMLTGLLPATAGEARLFGKPVDAGDLESRRRVGYMAQAFSLYGELTVRQNLDLHARLFDLADADTRLAALVERFGLSPYIDAVADRLPLGVRQRLSLAVAILHEPELLILDEPTSGVDPVARDQFWRDLIALSRDQGVTIFVSTHFMNEAARCDRVAFMNAGRVIAAGPPDELRRQQQADSLDDAFIGFMEQAEGEEAPSNTTDALPSQARHPREGGDPGNSATKALNRVDSRLRGNDGRCGQAVFAENDGHAGNPAPSPRIPLSRRRLLAYAWRETLELRRDPVRLTVALLGTVLLMLVFGFGITMDVENLTFAVLDHDRTPESRAYIEQFDGSRSFRATPPAVDARDLSLRLQRGEASLTIEIPEGFGRDLRRGRTPEVAVRIDGAMPFRAETIQGYVSGLHQRFIQDAAIASGVTLPAPAATVEMRYRYNQAFRSLDAMVPSTIGLLLVFIPAILAALGVVREKELGSITNLYVTPVTRLEFLLGKQLPYIGLAAFNLLLMVVMAVTLFGVPVKGSLFGLLLGGLVYVVATTALGLLISVFTATQTAAVFGTAIVTMLPATQFSGMLQPVATLEGGAWLFGTLFPTTHFLKISVGAFTKGLGLAELLPFILATAAFIPVFLALGVAFLPKQER; translated from the coding sequence ATGACCCCCGCCCCCGCCGTCTCGCTGTCCGGCGTGCGGCACCGCTATGGCGGGACGGTGGCGCTGGAGGACGCATCGCTCGACATTCCCGCCGGCGTCAGCGTCGCGATCATCGGCCCGGACGGCGTCGGCAAATCGACCCTGCTCGGGCTGATCTCCACCGCCAAGAAGATCCAGCAGGGCAGCGTCCGCGTTCTCGGCACCGACGTCGCCGACCGCCATGGCCGCGCCGCCCTCCAGCCGCGCATCGCCTATATGCCGCAGGGTCTCGGCCGCAACCTCTATGCAGACCTCAGCGTCGCCGAGAACCTCCAGTTCTTCGGCCGCCTGTTCGGCCTGAACGCCGCGGAGCGCCGGCACCGCATCGCCGACCTGCTGGACGCCACCGGCCTCGCCCCTTTCCCCGACCGCCCGGCCGGCAAGCTGTCGGGCGGCATGAAGCAGAAGCTCGGCCTGTGCTGCGCCCTGCTGCACGACCCCGACCTGCTGATCCTCGACGAGCCGACGACCGGCGTCGATCCGCTCTCCCGCCGCCAGTTCTGGGAGCTGATCGACCGCATCCGCGCCGGCCGCCCCGGCATGACCGTGCTGGTCGCCACCTCCTACATGGACGAGGCGGAGCGGTTCGACCGGGTCGTGATGATGAACGCCGGCCGCCTGCTGGCCCACGACACCCCCGCCGCGGTCAAGGCGCAGACCGGCGCCGCCGACCTGGAGGAGGCCTTCGTCGCCCTGCTGCCGGAGGATGCCCGGCGCGGCCATCGACGCCTGATCGTGCCGCCCCGCCCGCCCGAGCCGGCCGGAGCCGAACCCGCCATCGAGGCCATCGGCCTGACCCGCCGCTTCGGCGACTTCACCGCGGTGTCGGACATCGGCTTCCGCATCGGCCGCGGCGAGATCTTCGGCTTCCTGGGATCCAACGGCTGCGGCAAGACCACCACCATGAAGATGCTGACCGGTCTCTTGCCCGCCACGGCGGGAGAGGCGCGGCTGTTCGGCAAGCCGGTGGATGCCGGCGATCTGGAAAGCCGCCGCCGCGTCGGCTACATGGCGCAGGCCTTCTCGCTCTATGGCGAGCTGACGGTGCGCCAGAACCTGGACCTGCACGCCCGGCTGTTCGACCTCGCGGATGCCGACACCCGGTTGGCGGCACTGGTGGAGCGCTTCGGCCTGTCCCCCTACATCGACGCGGTGGCCGACCGCCTGCCGCTGGGCGTGCGGCAGCGGCTGTCCTTGGCCGTTGCTATCCTGCACGAACCGGAGCTGCTGATCCTCGACGAACCGACCTCCGGCGTCGATCCGGTGGCTCGCGACCAGTTCTGGCGCGACCTGATCGCGCTGTCGCGCGACCAGGGGGTGACGATCTTCGTCTCCACCCATTTCATGAACGAGGCGGCGCGCTGCGACCGGGTCGCCTTCATGAACGCCGGCCGCGTCATCGCCGCCGGCCCGCCCGACGAACTGCGCCGCCAACAGCAGGCCGACAGCCTGGACGACGCCTTCATCGGATTTATGGAGCAGGCAGAGGGGGAGGAAGCACCCTCCAACACCACCGATGCCCTTCCTTCACAAGCACGTCATCCCCGCGAAGGCGGGGATCCAGGAAACTCTGCCACCAAAGCGCTGAACCGGGTGGATTCCCGCCTTCGCGGGAATGACGGTCGCTGCGGACAGGCGGTCTTCGCCGAAAACGACGGCCACGCGGGAAATCCCGCTCCTTCGCCCCGCATCCCCCTCTCCCGCCGCCGCCTTCTCGCCTACGCATGGCGCGAAACCCTCGAACTGCGCCGCGACCCCGTCCGCCTCACCGTCGCCCTGCTCGGCACGGTGCTGCTGATGCTGGTCTTCGGCTTCGGCATCACCATGGATGTGGAGAACCTGACCTTCGCCGTGCTCGACCACGACCGCACGCCGGAAAGCCGCGCCTATATCGAGCAGTTCGACGGCTCGCGCAGCTTCCGCGCCACCCCGCCGGCCGTGGATGCCCGCGACCTGTCCTTGCGCCTGCAACGGGGCGAGGCGTCGCTGACCATCGAGATCCCCGAGGGCTTCGGCCGCGACCTCCGCCGCGGCAGAACTCCGGAGGTGGCGGTGCGCATCGACGGCGCCATGCCCTTCCGGGCGGAGACGATCCAGGGCTACGTCTCCGGCCTGCACCAGCGCTTCATCCAGGATGCCGCCATCGCGTCCGGCGTCACCCTGCCCGCCCCGGCCGCCACAGTGGAGATGCGCTACCGCTACAACCAGGCCTTCCGCAGCCTGGACGCCATGGTGCCCAGCACCATCGGCCTGCTGCTGGTCTTCATCCCCGCCATCCTCGCCGCGCTCGGCGTGGTGCGGGAGAAGGAGCTGGGCTCCATCACCAACCTCTACGTCACCCCGGTGACGCGGCTGGAATTCCTGCTGGGCAAGCAGCTGCCCTATATCGGGCTGGCCGCCTTCAACCTGCTGCTGATGGTCGTCATGGCGGTCACCCTGTTCGGCGTGCCGGTGAAGGGCAGCCTGTTCGGGCTGTTGCTGGGCGGGCTGGTCTATGTGGTGGCGACCACGGCGCTGGGGCTGCTGATTTCCGTCTTCACCGCGACCCAGACGGCGGCGGTGTTCGGCACCGCCATCGTCACCATGCTGCCGGCGACGCAATTCTCCGGCATGCTGCAGCCGGTGGCGACGCTGGAAGGCGGGGCGTGGCTGTTCGGCACGCTGTTCCCGACCACCCATTTCCTGAAGATCTCCGTCGGCGCCTTCACCAAGGGCCTGGGCTTGGCCGAACTTCTCCCCTTCATCCTGGCAACCGCCGCCTTCATCCCCGTCTTCCTGGCGCTCGGCGTCGCCTTCCTGCCGAAACAGGAGCGCTGA
- a CDS encoding HlyD family secretion protein, with product MTVKRVLIALALLALLGAGAAYGWRAMQGNRLPAGFASGNGRIEANEIDVATKYAARVLTIPVQEGDLVEAGAVIATLDTRDLEAQLRSAEAQLRQTRRAREEAVALVAQRASEADFAAKEMERALILFGKGHVAEQRVDQARNSRRTADAALDAAKSHLASADESIAAAAGDVDRLTDLVADGVLKAPSKSRVLYRLSEPGEVLAAGGKAATLLDLSNVYMTFFLPTDTAGNLALGADARILLDAVPDTAIPATVTFVAPRAQFTPKQVETKSERDRMMFRVKARVPEALVTRYIERVKTGLTGMAYVKLDDKAAWPDWLESTLTREVPLSSTQGPRS from the coding sequence ATGACCGTCAAGCGTGTTCTCATCGCCCTGGCCCTGCTGGCGCTGCTCGGCGCCGGGGCCGCCTATGGCTGGCGGGCGATGCAGGGCAACCGCCTGCCCGCCGGCTTCGCTTCCGGCAATGGCCGGATCGAGGCGAACGAGATCGACGTCGCCACCAAATACGCCGCCCGCGTCCTGACCATCCCGGTGCAGGAGGGCGATCTGGTGGAGGCCGGCGCCGTCATCGCCACGCTCGATACCCGCGACCTGGAGGCGCAGCTCCGCTCCGCCGAGGCGCAGCTGCGCCAGACCCGCCGCGCCCGCGAGGAAGCCGTCGCCCTGGTCGCCCAGCGCGCCAGCGAGGCCGATTTCGCCGCCAAGGAGATGGAACGGGCGCTGATCCTGTTCGGCAAGGGCCATGTCGCCGAACAGCGCGTCGATCAGGCCCGCAACAGCCGCCGCACCGCCGACGCCGCGCTCGACGCCGCCAAGAGCCACCTCGCCAGCGCCGACGAATCCATCGCCGCCGCGGCCGGCGACGTCGACCGGCTGACCGATCTGGTCGCCGACGGCGTGCTGAAGGCCCCGAGCAAGTCCCGCGTCCTCTACCGCCTGTCCGAACCCGGCGAGGTGCTGGCGGCCGGCGGCAAGGCGGCAACGCTGCTCGACCTGTCCAACGTCTACATGACCTTCTTCCTGCCGACCGACACCGCCGGAAACCTGGCGCTCGGCGCCGACGCCCGCATCCTGCTGGACGCCGTTCCCGACACGGCGATTCCCGCGACCGTCACCTTCGTCGCCCCGCGCGCCCAGTTCACGCCCAAGCAGGTGGAGACCAAGTCCGAACGCGACCGCATGATGTTCCGCGTCAAGGCCCGCGTCCCCGAAGCGCTGGTGACCCGCTACATCGAGCGGGTGAAGACCGGCCTGACCGGCATGGCCTATGTGAAGCTGGACGACAAGGCGGCTTGGCCCGACTGGCTGGAATCGACCCTGACGCGGGAGGTGCCCCTCTCCTCCACCCAAGGTCCCCGCTCATGA
- the trxC gene encoding thioredoxin TrxC — translation MPTTAQSSGHSSTGTQSSTGADSLHVACPHCDTLNRVPTARLGGGKCGRCGKPLFEGKPVALDASRFAAHAERGDLPLLIDFWADWCGPCRMMAPVFAQAAAQLEPRLRLAKIDTEASPDLAARFGIRSIPSLVLVHHGREIARTAGAMPLPALVGWVRQTLGR, via the coding sequence ATGCCGACCACCGCCCAGTCTTCAGGCCATTCTTCCACAGGCACCCAGTCTTCCACAGGCGCCGACAGCCTGCACGTCGCCTGCCCGCACTGCGACACCCTGAACCGCGTGCCTACGGCCCGGCTCGGCGGCGGCAAATGCGGACGCTGCGGCAAGCCGCTGTTCGAAGGCAAGCCGGTGGCGCTCGACGCCAGCCGCTTCGCCGCCCATGCCGAACGCGGCGACCTGCCCCTGCTGATCGATTTCTGGGCCGACTGGTGCGGTCCCTGCCGCATGATGGCCCCGGTGTTCGCCCAGGCGGCGGCACAGCTGGAACCCCGGCTCCGCCTCGCCAAGATCGACACGGAGGCTTCGCCGGACCTCGCCGCCCGGTTCGGCATCCGCAGCATCCCGTCGCTGGTGCTGGTCCATCACGGCCGCGAGATCGCCCGCACGGCCGGCGCCATGCCGCTGCCGGCGCTGGTGGGGTGGGTCAGGCAGACTCTGGGGCGATAG
- a CDS encoding periplasmic heavy metal sensor, with protein MSGFAALRQFLRRPGLRMLALVSLALNLFLGAMLVATVRQSPPPFHQSPHQPMPDRFVERMAADLTDADARRLRAAFEPLRPRYDALTGEYREAGQRVRALLQAEPVDYDSLRVATEAARAKRRQMIELTEETVLSILPDLSPAGRLRLVGGPGSPGMPAMPKKISKPSHPQAGQAGAKDVDDSVRGLHTHLSTDSVEKKTSGNFIHTNSQVIIPKIYLPSSRRSLYPPPIRHIQMTRIGKIGGGSS; from the coding sequence ATGAGCGGTTTCGCCGCGCTCCGTCAATTCCTGCGGCGGCCGGGCCTGCGCATGCTGGCGCTGGTCTCGCTGGCGCTGAACCTGTTCCTGGGCGCGATGCTGGTCGCGACCGTCCGCCAGTCTCCCCCGCCGTTCCACCAGTCCCCTCACCAGCCGATGCCCGACCGCTTCGTCGAGCGGATGGCCGCCGACCTCACCGATGCCGACGCCCGGCGCCTGCGTGCCGCCTTCGAGCCGCTGCGCCCGCGCTATGACGCGCTGACCGGGGAATACCGCGAGGCCGGGCAGCGGGTGCGCGCCCTGCTGCAGGCCGAGCCCGTCGACTACGACTCCCTGCGCGTCGCGACCGAAGCGGCCCGCGCCAAGCGCCGCCAGATGATCGAGCTGACGGAGGAAACCGTCCTCTCCATCCTGCCCGACCTGTCCCCCGCCGGCCGCCTGCGGCTGGTCGGCGGTCCGGGTTCCCCCGGCATGCCAGCAATGCCTAAAAAAATAAGCAAACCCAGTCATCCACAGGCCGGACAGGCTGGCGCGAAGGATGTGGATGATTCTGTTCGGGGATTGCACACACATCTATCCACAGATTCTGTGGAGAAGAAAACCAGCGGAAATTTTATCCACACAAATTCACAAGTTATCATCCCCAAGATTTATCTCCCCTCTTCCCGACGATCCTTGTATCCACCGCCGATCCGGCATATCCAAATGACGAGGATCGGCAAGATTGGTGGGGGATCGTCATGA
- a CDS encoding RNA polymerase sigma factor gives MSGLPVIEASGTDDELMARVAGGDAAAFDRLAARHMRRTVALAQRMTGNPSDADEIAQEAFLRVWQHAGRWDGGRASFTTWLYRIVMNLAIDRGRRPGWSPLEEAGDPPDESPDALARIAERQTAERVNRALAALPDRQRAAVVLFHQEGLSLRQAAEVLSMSETAFASLLARARSALKSALTSADVP, from the coding sequence ATGAGCGGACTCCCGGTGATCGAGGCCAGCGGCACGGACGACGAGTTGATGGCCCGCGTGGCCGGCGGCGATGCCGCGGCGTTCGACCGGCTGGCCGCCCGCCACATGCGCCGCACCGTGGCGCTCGCCCAGCGGATGACCGGCAACCCGTCCGATGCCGACGAGATCGCGCAGGAGGCCTTCCTGCGGGTCTGGCAGCATGCCGGGCGCTGGGACGGCGGGCGGGCCTCCTTCACCACCTGGCTCTACCGCATCGTGATGAACCTCGCCATCGACCGCGGCCGCCGCCCCGGCTGGTCGCCGCTGGAGGAGGCCGGCGATCCGCCCGACGAGTCTCCCGACGCGCTCGCCCGCATCGCCGAACGCCAGACGGCGGAGCGCGTCAACCGGGCGCTGGCCGCCTTGCCCGACCGCCAGCGCGCCGCCGTGGTGCTGTTCCACCAGGAGGGGCTCAGCCTGCGGCAGGCCGCCGAGGTGCTGAGCATGAGTGAGACCGCCTTCGCCTCGCTGCTCGCCCGCGCCCGCTCGGCACTGAAGAGCGCGCTCACCTCCGCCGATGTCCCATGA
- a CDS encoding efflux RND transporter permease subunit: MASPKLSAAKLSLSAPFIERPVGTSLLMIGLMILGMVAYRFLPVAPLPQVEFPTIVVTASLPGASPETMAASVATPLERRLSRIAGITEMTSNSKLGSTSVVVQFDLNRDVEAASRDVQAAINAAGGDLPADLPSPPKMRRINPADAPVMTLAMTSTTLAPSELYNLADSVIGQRLSQIEGVAQVSINGAEKTAVRVRVNATAAANMGVSLETIRSAISRANANGPKGSFDGTHESWSIGASDQLFGADAYRRLIVTEKNGATIRLGDVAEVIEAPENSRTAAWQDGQRAVLINIQKQPGSNVVETVDRVSAELPTLRGWMPPGVQLSVRTDRTPTIRASIDDVQKTLAITVALVVMVMALFLRRLWATIIPAASVPLSLAGTFGVMWIVGYSLDNFSLMALTISVGFVVDDAIVVIENIVRHIEKGAKPFEAAVKGARQVAFTVVSISLSLVAVFIPILFMGGIQGRLFREFAVVLSVAIAVSAVVSLTLTPMMCAHLLQPDSERKPPGRLARALAWIGDRLFGLYADGLDWVLAHRRTMLAATFAIVGVSVWLYGQVPKGFVPQQDTGLLMGFSDPPPDISFTAMVTRQRALQEAVAGDPAVASVGGTIGGGGPGGTYSGQIFIALKPKAEREDLATVTQRLRMRAGKVPGVQLFLMPVQDIRVGGFQGRSQYRYSLQDPDIAALNEWAPKLVEKMRTLPELVDVANDRQNGGIQANVIVDRDAAARLGVTLSELEATLYDAFGQRQVSTMYLAQNQHKVVLEVDPREALGPDDLKRIYVPGRDGMVPLSAVSRVVIGNQASSIQHQSGFPVANLTFDLAPGVSLSQATEVIQRAAEDIGMPAGIRAGFQGDARAFQQSSSSQPLLILAALITIYIVLGVLYESLIHPLTILSTLPSAGLGALIALILTGYDLSIVALIGIILLIGIVKKNAIMMIDFALEAERERGLSPLEAIREAGLVRFRPIMMTTMAALLGAVPLAFDYGTGGEIRRPLGVAIIGGLLVSQMLTLYTTPVVYLTLERLAMRRNRRAAIAAPAE; the protein is encoded by the coding sequence ATGGCCTCCCCCAAGCTGTCGGCCGCCAAGCTGTCGCTCTCCGCCCCCTTCATCGAACGGCCGGTCGGCACCTCGCTGCTGATGATCGGGCTGATGATCCTCGGCATGGTCGCCTACCGCTTCCTGCCGGTGGCGCCGCTGCCGCAGGTGGAATTCCCGACCATCGTCGTCACCGCGTCGCTTCCCGGCGCCAGCCCGGAGACGATGGCGGCCTCCGTCGCCACCCCGCTGGAACGGCGGCTGTCCCGCATCGCCGGCATCACCGAGATGACGTCGAACAGCAAGCTCGGCAGCACCTCCGTCGTCGTGCAGTTCGACCTGAACCGCGACGTGGAGGCGGCGTCGCGCGACGTGCAGGCGGCGATCAACGCCGCCGGCGGCGACCTGCCGGCCGACCTGCCCAGCCCGCCCAAGATGCGGCGCATCAACCCGGCCGACGCGCCGGTGATGACGCTCGCCATGACCTCCACCACCCTGGCGCCATCGGAACTCTACAACCTCGCCGACAGCGTCATCGGCCAGCGGCTGAGCCAGATCGAGGGGGTGGCCCAGGTCTCCATCAACGGGGCGGAGAAGACGGCGGTGCGCGTGCGCGTCAACGCCACCGCCGCCGCCAACATGGGCGTCAGCCTGGAGACGATCCGCAGCGCCATCTCGCGCGCCAACGCCAACGGCCCCAAGGGCAGCTTCGACGGCACCCATGAATCCTGGTCGATCGGCGCCAGCGACCAGCTGTTCGGCGCCGACGCCTACCGCCGGCTGATCGTAACCGAGAAGAACGGCGCCACCATCCGGCTCGGCGATGTCGCCGAGGTGATCGAGGCGCCGGAGAACAGCCGCACCGCAGCCTGGCAGGACGGCCAACGCGCGGTGCTGATCAACATCCAGAAGCAGCCGGGCTCCAACGTGGTGGAAACGGTGGACCGGGTGAGCGCCGAACTGCCGACCCTGCGCGGCTGGATGCCGCCGGGGGTGCAGCTTTCGGTGCGCACCGACCGCACGCCGACCATCCGCGCCTCGATCGACGACGTGCAGAAGACGCTGGCGATCACCGTGGCGCTGGTGGTGATGGTGATGGCGCTGTTCCTGCGCCGCCTGTGGGCCACGATCATCCCGGCGGCCTCGGTGCCGCTGTCGCTGGCGGGCACCTTCGGCGTGATGTGGATCGTCGGCTACAGCCTGGACAATTTCTCGCTGATGGCGCTGACCATCTCGGTCGGCTTCGTGGTGGACGACGCCATCGTCGTCATCGAGAACATCGTCCGCCACATCGAAAAGGGCGCCAAACCCTTCGAGGCGGCGGTGAAGGGCGCCCGGCAGGTCGCCTTCACCGTGGTGTCGATCAGCCTGTCTCTGGTCGCCGTCTTCATCCCCATCCTGTTCATGGGCGGCATTCAGGGCCGGCTGTTCCGCGAATTCGCGGTGGTGCTGTCGGTCGCCATCGCGGTGTCTGCGGTGGTCTCGCTGACCCTGACCCCGATGATGTGCGCCCACCTGCTGCAGCCGGACTCGGAGCGCAAGCCCCCCGGACGGCTTGCCCGCGCGCTCGCCTGGATCGGCGACCGGCTGTTCGGGCTCTATGCCGACGGGCTGGACTGGGTGCTGGCCCATCGCCGCACCATGCTGGCGGCGACCTTCGCCATCGTCGGCGTCAGCGTCTGGCTCTACGGGCAGGTGCCGAAGGGCTTCGTGCCGCAGCAGGACACCGGGCTGCTGATGGGCTTCAGCGACCCGCCGCCGGACATCTCCTTCACCGCCATGGTCACGCGCCAGCGCGCCTTGCAGGAGGCGGTGGCCGGCGATCCGGCGGTCGCCAGCGTCGGCGGCACCATCGGCGGCGGCGGGCCGGGCGGCACCTATTCCGGCCAGATCTTCATCGCGCTCAAGCCGAAGGCGGAGCGCGAGGATCTGGCGACCGTCACCCAGCGGCTGCGCATGCGCGCCGGCAAGGTGCCGGGGGTGCAGCTGTTCCTGATGCCGGTGCAGGACATCCGCGTCGGCGGCTTCCAGGGCCGCAGCCAGTACCGCTACAGCCTGCAGGATCCCGACATCGCCGCGCTGAACGAATGGGCGCCCAAGCTGGTGGAAAAGATGCGCACCCTGCCGGAGCTGGTGGACGTCGCCAACGACCGCCAGAACGGCGGCATCCAGGCCAATGTGATCGTCGACCGCGACGCCGCCGCGCGCCTCGGCGTGACCTTGAGCGAACTGGAGGCGACGCTGTACGACGCCTTCGGCCAGCGGCAGGTCTCCACCATGTATCTGGCGCAGAACCAGCACAAGGTGGTGCTGGAGGTCGATCCGCGCGAGGCGCTCGGCCCCGATGACCTGAAGCGCATCTACGTGCCGGGCCGCGACGGCATGGTGCCCTTGTCGGCGGTGTCGCGCGTCGTCATCGGCAACCAGGCCTCCAGCATCCAGCACCAGAGCGGCTTTCCGGTCGCCAACCTGACCTTCGACCTCGCGCCCGGCGTCTCGCTGTCCCAGGCGACCGAGGTGATCCAGCGCGCGGCGGAGGACATCGGCATGCCGGCCGGCATCCGCGCCGGCTTCCAGGGCGACGCGCGGGCCTTCCAGCAATCCTCCTCCAGCCAGCCGCTGCTGATCCTGGCGGCGCTGATCACCATCTACATCGTGCTGGGCGTTCTGTACGAGAGCCTGATCCACCCGCTGACCATCCTGTCGACCCTGCCGTCGGCCGGCCTCGGGGCGCTGATCGCGCTGATCCTGACCGGCTACGATTTGTCGATCGTGGCGCTGATCGGCATCATCCTGCTGATCGGCATCGTCAAGAAGAACGCCATCATGATGATCGACTTCGCCCTGGAGGCGGAGCGCGAGCGCGGCCTGTCGCCCTTGGAGGCGATCCGCGAAGCGGGGCTGGTCCGCTTCCGCCCGATCATGATGACGACGATGGCGGCCTTGCTGGGCGCGGTTCCGCTCGCCTTCGACTATGGCACCGGCGGCGAGATCCGCCGCCCGCTGGGCGTCGCCATCATCGGCGGCCTGCTGGTGAGCCAGATGCTGACGCTCTACACCACGCCGGTGGTCTATCTGACGCTGGAACGGCTGGCGATGCGCCGCAACCGCCGCGCCGCCATCGCCGCCCCGGCGGAATAG